The genomic segment GGTGACTTGGTAGATGCCGAACACGACCATGTCCAGCCACCAGGCGATTTCGCCGTCCCACGCGAACACACCCCGCCGGAAGATCCAGCAGGGGGCGACGACGACTTCGGTCAGTGCGTTGCACAGGTTGAGATAGCCGAACCACTTGGGGAACACCCGATTCTTGTCGAGCAGGATCGCGACCATCCAGATCAGCGAGCCGATCAGGAAGACTCCCATCGTTCCGTCGAACGACAAGAAGGCGAAGTCGTAGAGCCAGCCGATCATTTCGGGGTTGCGTTCTGGTCGCAACGTCCCGACGATCAGCGCGATACACAGCAGCAGCATTCCGGGAATCGCACTGAGCGAGTAGATGATCAGATACGAGTACCCGAACGCGCGGCTGACCGACATTCGGCGCATCGAATATGCAATCAGGGCATTGTTCGTCGCGATCGCGCCGCTGATCGCAAAGATGATGCCGAAACCAAGAGGTATGCCGAGGTGGCGCTCGGAGAACCAGTGGACCTGCGTCGCGAGGTCCCAGGAGGGTTCCGGTGGCGGTTGAACTTGCGCGATGATGAAGAACACCGGGAAGAACAGGTTGTAGAAAACGACCAGCACCCACCACGCCAACCAGAGTTCACGCTTGGGGTTGTGGCGCAGGTGCCAGGCGATCCGGTGATGCAGCGGGCCGGAAGGGGGTGTTGCCGGCGAGGTCGGCGGTGTGATCACCGCACTCATGCGTCGACCAGTTCGTCTGGGCGCCCACGGTTCTCGGCGCGCTCGCGATAAATGGCCTGTGCCAATGCAACTCCCATCACGACGATCCAGACCGCGATGGCAACGTTTTTCACCCAGAACGACAGGAAGCCGTCCCACGCCAGCGGACCGGTCAGCGACACCCCGACGAAGGCTGCGGGCACCAGCGCCGCGGCGATCAGAAGGTTGAAGTGGGCTACCCAGCGAGGAAATACGGGTCGCGGCTGATCATCGAAATAGATTGCCACAGCATGGATCACACTCTGGCCGATCAGGAACGGGACCAGGATGGTGAAGGTCATCCAGCCGAAATCGTTGAGCAGCTGAGTCAGCTCCGGACTGCGCTCGGGGCGAAATGCGGCCAGCAGCCAGCAGACATTGGCGACGAGAAACAACGTCGGACCGCCGGCCACGCAGCCCAGCATCGCGTAGGAGAAGATCGGCGTCCGGTGTGCCATTCGGCGGATCTGCAGCACGATCAAGGCCAGGATCGGGACGAGGCACACGCCGAACCAGTTGAACACGATCATGCTGTACCGGATCTGCGGGATGTGGGCCGGATCCCGATAGAACGCGGCGACCTGTTCCGCCGGCATCGAGGGCGACATCGGCGGATTGAAGCCCGGAAACAGCACGAAGCCGGCGATCCACAGAATCACCGTGACGGGCAATGTCCACAGCAGAATGACCTCGCCGTCAGTAGGCCGCAGCGCCGCTCGTCGACTTGATGCATCTCCCCCGCCGATGTCTGTCATCGATGAATCCCTTCAGCACGAAATCGCCCTTGCTAGATTCGGCTCGTACCGAAGCTAGCCGGTCGGCTAGCCTCGGGTCAATAGCCGATCGTCTAGGCTCGTCCCGTGGGCACAGCAGGAGAGCCGGTCAGCGATGAAGCGCTGAGAGTTGTGGCCTACAGCCCTGCTAGAACGCGGGTACTCGATGCGGCGCTCGACCTGTTCGCGCAGCACGGCGTCAGCGGTACGTCGCTGCAGATGATCGCCGACGCCGTCGGGATCACCAAAGCTGCTGTATACCACCAATTCCGGACCAAGGATCAAATCGTGATCGCGGTTACCGAGCGCGAGCTCGGACGGCTGCTTCCCGCGCTGGAGGCAGCCGAGGCGCAGGGCAACGGACCACAAGCGCGGGATGCGTTGCTGGAGAGCGTCGTTGAAATGGCGGTTCGCGACCGCCGGCTGGTACGCACGCTGCAGTTCGATCCCGTCGTGGTTCGGCTGCTGGCCGAACACAAGCCGTTCCAACGCTTTATGGATCGGTTGTACGACGGACTGCTGAGCGACGCCGGCCTCGACGGCCGGATCGAGGCGGCCATGTTCTCCGGCGCCATCAGCACAGCTGTCATGCACCCGCTGCTGGCCGACATCGACGACGACACACTGCTCGAGCGGCTTACCAACATGATCAGGCGCTTACTCGGGCTGCATCGAGAAACCGTCCAATAGAACGTCCAGTAGAACGTGCAGTAGAACGTCCAATAGAACTAAGTGTCGGCGCGGATCCAGCTCATAATGCCGTCGTGGGCAAAACAGATCAGGAATAGGCCATCGGGCGCCTGTGCGACGTAGTTCTGGTAGTTCTGGCAGTTCGCGCCTTCCTCCTTGACTCCCGCCATCGGAGGTGATCGGAACCATCGCGGCTGATATCTCCTCGGCGAACCGCAGAACATCAGTCGACCAGGCTGCGAGGCG from the Mycobacterium lentiflavum genome contains:
- a CDS encoding TetR/AcrR family transcriptional regulator, whose amino-acid sequence is MGTAGEPVSDEALRVVAYSPARTRVLDAALDLFAQHGVSGTSLQMIADAVGITKAAVYHQFRTKDQIVIAVTERELGRLLPALEAAEAQGNGPQARDALLESVVEMAVRDRRLVRTLQFDPVVVRLLAEHKPFQRFMDRLYDGLLSDAGLDGRIEAAMFSGAISTAVMHPLLADIDDDTLLERLTNMIRRLLGLHRETVQ